Proteins from one Impatiens glandulifera chromosome 2, dImpGla2.1, whole genome shotgun sequence genomic window:
- the LOC124924798 gene encoding pentatricopeptide repeat-containing protein At1g62260, mitochondrial: MSNNDGVMGYFLPTIVTTDDDDGKGKELSGERVFYGSTFRLISKLSSTASRRKTSEQRDSYYYCEMFRSKHRSLHLSCRRFYFHLCLSSLSSTNASHDSQLRQLNKKIMQLNRAGRFQEARTLFDEANHKNTVTWNSIISGYVKTREMIKARQLFDEMPERDLVSWNTMISGYLSCLGRAYIEEGKRLFDLMPERDIISWNTMISGYARNGRMDYALHYFNKMPDRNVVSWNAVISGFLQNCDVKNAIETFNRMPNRDAASLSGLVAGLVQNGELDKAASFLHQTGKDCVAGYELVDVYNTLIAGYGQKGMIHEARRLFDEIPSNSPDHLQRNEFIRNMISWNSMIMCYVRSGDVVSARDLFDQMVDRDIITWNTMISGYVHISQMDQASDLFQKMPNPDTQTWNTMISGYAQIGKLDLARDSFEKTPHKNCVSWNSIISGYEKNNDHKGAIKLFIRMQSEGNKPDRHTLSSLLAICSEFVSLELGVQIHQLVVKIVVPDSPLNNSLITMYARCGAIDRAESIFDEMKFKKDVISWNAMIGGYASDGSATKALELFTIMKSYKIRPTYITFISVLSACAHAGLVEEGRRQFKSMVCEYGIEARVEHYASLVDVIGRYGDLDGAMDVIKGMHMEPDKAVWGAILGACRMHNNVELARFAADELMRIEPESSAPYVLLYNMYADAERWEEASRVRMLMDDCKIVKHRGYSLVNFSAR, from the exons ATGAGTAACAATGATGGAGTGATGGGATATTTTCTGCCCACCATAGTGACGACTGACGACGACGATGGAAAAGGAAAGGAACTGTCTGGAGAGAGAGTATTCTACGGTTCTACCTT CCGCTTAATCTCCAAGTTATCTTCTACAGCTTCACGGCGAAAAACATCTGAACAGCGCGATTCTTATTATTATTGCGAGATGTTCCGATCCAAACATAGATCCTTACATCTCTCCTGCAGGAGATTCTACTTCCATCTATGTCTATCTTCCTTATCCAGCACCAACGCGTCTCATGACTCACAGTTGCGTCAATTGAACAAGAAAATCATGCAGTTAAATCGAGCTGGTAGGTTTCAAGAAGCCAGGACATTGTTTGATGAAGCGAATCACAAGAATACAGTGACATGGAATTCAATCATAAGTGGGTACGTTAAAACCCGTGAAATGATCAAAGCGCGCCAACTGTTCGATGAAATGCCAGAGAGAGATCTTGTGTCATGGAATACGATGATCTCTGGGTATTTATCATGCCTTGGCCGTGCTTACATTGAAGAAGGGAAACGATTGTTTGATCTAATGCCAGAAAGGGATATCATTTCTTGGAATACAATGATTAGTGGGTATGCAAGGAATGGGAGAATGGATTATGCATTACATTATTTCAACAAGATGCCTGATCGGAATGTTGTATCATGGAATGCTGTAATTTCTGGGTTCTTGCAAAATTGTGATGTGAAGAATGCAATTGAAACTTTTAATAGAATGCCAAACCGTGATGCAGCTTCTCTTAGCGGTCTTGTTGCAGGTTTAGTTCAGAATGGTGAGTTAGATAAAGCAGCCAGCTTTCTGCATCAAACTGGAAAAGATTGTGTTGCTGGTTATGAATTGGTTGATGTTTATAATACTTTGATTGCTGGGTATGGTCAGAAAGGCATGATTCATGAAGCTAGACGTCTTTTTGATGAGATACCTTCTAATTCTCCTGATCATCTGCAGAGGAATGAGTTCATAAGAAATATGATATCATGGAATTCAATGATCATGTGTTATGTAAGGTCAGGGGATGTTGTTTCAGCAAGGGATCTATTCGATCAAATGGTTGATCGAGATATTATTACCTGGAACACCATGATCAGCGGGTATGTGCACATTTCTCAAATGGATCAAGCTTCCGATCTTTTCCAGAAAATGCCCAACCCCGATACTCAGACATGGAATACAATGATCTCCGGTTACGCACAGATCGGTAAACTAGACCTTGCTCGTGATTCCTTCGAAAAAACTCCACATAAAAACTGTGTTTCGTGGAATTCCATTATATCTGGTTACGAGAAAAACAATGACCACAAAGGAGCAATTAAACTCTTCATCCGGATGCAATCAGAAGGCAACAAACCTGATCGACACACTTTATCGTCCCTTCTCGCTATTTGCTCCGAATTCGTATCATTAGAACTCGGCGTCCAGATCCATCAGCTGGTCGTGAAAATCGTCGTACCTGATTCACCCTTAAACAACTCCCTCATCACAATGTACGCTCGATGTGGAGCCATTGATCGAGCAGAATCAATTTTCGACgagatgaaatttaaaaaagatgttATCTCATGGAATGCAATGATTGGAGGATACGCAAGCGATGGATCAGCTACTAAGGCTCTAGAATTGTTCACCATTATGAAGAGTTATAAAATCAGGCCAACTTATATAACATTCATCTCGGTCCTGAGTGCATGCGCGCATGCTGGTTTGGTGGAGGAAGGGCGAAGGCAGTTTAAATCGATGGTTTGTGAATATGGGATTGAGGCGAGGGTGGAGCATTATGCCTCGTTAGTTGATGTTATTGGGCGATATGGGGATTTAGATGGGGCTATGGATGTGATAAAAGGGATGCATATGGAGCCGGATAAAGCTGTTTGGGGCGCGATATTGGGGGCTTGTAGGATGCATAATAATGTCGAGTTGGCTAGATTTGCGGCCGATGAATTGATGAGGATTGAACCAGAAAGTTCGGCTCCTTAtgttttattgtataatatgtATGCTGATGCAGAAAGGTGGGAGGAAGCGAGTCGAGTGAGGATGTTAATGGATGATTGTAAAATTGTAAAACATCGAGGTTATAGTTTAGTGAACTTCTCGGCTCGATGA
- the LOC124926548 gene encoding protein CHAPERONE-LIKE PROTEIN OF POR1, chloroplastic-like gives MAAAVTVPPNRAVLRFDPTGPARSRRPSTAAWNSGCKVTRNWSWSGGVSSSPSRRGLSTVLLAGYRADDSAPFEMSVENALKLLGVPEGASFDDILKAKRTIIASCKDDQQAIDQVEAAYDMLLMQSLSQRRAGKVENSNILYADVKPISAHGDNSVSQWLQVSTKNAFISIETPSTEDLGLQAGAYGILTVLCYANGAASPNSGVYAGADVPGLILATSFGATLYFMTRKNIKLGKATIISIGGLVAGAVVGSAVESWLQVDIVPILGIHSPATIVSEFILFSQLLVSLYLR, from the exons ATGGCTGCAGCCGTTACGGTCCCGCCCAACCGCGCCGTCCTCCGGTTCGACCCTACAGGTCCCGCCCGATCTCGACGGCCTTCCACTGCTGCTTGGAATTCCGGCTGTAAAGTGACCAGGAATTGGAGTTGGAGCGGCGGCGTATCCTCCTCTCCCTCCCGCCGTGGATTATCAACGGTATTACTAGCCGGCTACAGAGCGGACGACTCGGCGCCTTTCGAGATGTCGGTTGAAAACGCTCTGAAGCTTTTAGGTGTACCGGAAGGAGCTTCTTTTGATGATATATTGAAAGCAAAGCGTACGATTATTGCCTCCTGCAAGGACGATCAACAAGCGATTGATCAG GTTGAGGCTGCTTATGATATGCTGCTCATGCAAAGCTTATCACAAAGACGAGCTGGAAAAGTTGAAAATAGTAACATTCTCTATGCTGATGTGAAACCCATTAGTGCACATGGAGATAATTCAGTATCTCAGTGGCTGCAGGTGTCCACAAAAAACGCATTCATCTCCATTGAGACACCGTCTACTGAGGATTTAGGCTTACAGGCAGGTGCATATGGCATCCTAACAGTGCTGTGTTATGCCAATGGAGCTGCCTCGCCTAATTCAGGAGTGTATGCTGGGGCTGACGTTCCTGGACTAATTTTGGCCACCAGTTTTGGGGCAACATTGTACTTCATGACCAGAAAGAATATTAAATTAG GGAAAGCAACTATTATATCAATAGGCGGTCTTGTAGCAGGTGCAGTTGTTGGGTCTGCTGTTGAAAGCTGGTTGCAGGTTGACATTGTTCCGATCCTTGGCATACATTCCCCTGCTACCATAGTAAGTGAATTTATTCTCTTCTCTCAGTTATTGGTCTCCCTGTACCTAAGGTAG
- the LOC124926546 gene encoding protein ALTERED PHOSPHATE STARVATION RESPONSE 1-like, translated as MGCVASKLEEEEVVSICRERKTQLKLAVDRRYALAEAHCRYFRALYGVAAALNLFVARHSSPSSPFLITLPPPSSSSPPSSPTKENMVSNPLFLQQTPSEPIQKAIGCETFRSTTSDGSSEQDIEEKVTLHREEEEEGPQCGYFYMQMPTQMPSPKQDYGWDFFNPFDEMRPEMISGYRRNSDEDVRLVREEEGIPELEEEGENTNEEEEDANNVVQEQVKKNVEKECDGSQAVKVVEDDVSQAEQNGLTVVDSQESGRELLEALKDIEDHFIRAYDSGKEVSRMLEATRFHMQPDLEETKDNSSKLIQAITWRSISRSSSSKSLVASSSRSSSWNEFNNDLFDDDYGGMDSGSHSFTLGRLYAWEKKLFEEVKSGDSTRKLYEKKCSQLRNHDARGDDEICVDKTKVAVKDLYSRIVVAIRRAESISNKIEKLRDEELQPQIVELLKGLMRNWKILLESHEIQSKIINEVKSYNCPTYGKFCNNSHRLATLQLETELQNWKTCLMQYMVGQKAYVEALKGWLSLFIAPEVEFYSRGRSSSRLCGVQRGPPLLSLCNDWLTRVGNLPNKAVAYSMRSFGKDLRALWVQQGDEQQQKRKADRLAKELDRKIVLFQKMEQRIMSEPKLLEFYPSQEPFEQHDDLLGEKKDMLDGFRRRVDEEKEKHQNCMQETRRITVNGFQTGLGGIFQSLTEFSRATLRMYEDILSHGMDNEKDEKTGCIEGSQNEGGST; from the exons ATGGGTTGTGTGGCCTCCAagttggaggaagaagaagtaGTCTCTAtctgtagagagagaaagactCAGCTTAAGCTAGCCGTAGATAGAAGGTATGCTCTTGCAGAAGCCCATTGCAGATACTTCCGAGCACTCTATGGAGTCGCAGCTGCTTTAAATCTCTTTGTTGCTCGACATTCTTCACCTTCTTCGCCATTTCTCATCACTTTACCAcccccttcttcttcttctcctccttcgtCTCCAACGAAAGAAAACATGGTCTCCAATCCTCTCTTCCTTCAGCAAACACCTTCTGAGCCCATCCAGAAAGCCATTGGCTGTGAAACATTTCGTTCGACAACATCTGATGGATCGTCTGAACAGGACATAGAAGAAAAAGTAACTCTACAcagagaagaggaagaggaaggaccACAATGTGGGTACTTTTATATGCAAATGCCCACTCAGATGCCATCGCCAAAGCAAGATTACGGCTGGGATTTCTTCAACCCCTTTGATGAAATGAGACCAGAGATGATAAGCGGGTACAGACGAAACTCAGACGAGGATGTGAGGCTGGTTAGAGAAGAGGAAGGAATCCCAGAGCTGGAAGAGGAAGGAGAGAACactaatgaagaagaagaagacgcgAATAATGTTGTACAGGAACAAGTGAAGAAGAACGTAGAGAAAGAATGCGATGGAAGTCAAGCTGTGAAGGTAGTAGAGGATGATGTAAGCCAGGCAGAGCAAAATGGTTTAACGGTTGTTGATTCACAAGAGAGTGGTAGAGAGCTTCTAGAAGCTCTCAAGGACATTGAAGACCATTTCATAAGAGCTTACGATTCCGGTAAAGAAGTTTCCAGAATGTTGGAAGCCACTAGGTTTCATATGCAACCTGATTTGGAAGAAACCAAAG ATAACTCATCAAAACTTATCCAAGCTATCACTTGGCGTTCCATTTCGCGGTCATCCTCCAGCAAAAGTCTGGTGGCTTCGAGTTCTAGAAGTTCTTCATGGAACGAGTTTAATAATGATCTGTTTGACGACGATTATGGTGGAATGGATTCCGGGAGCCATTCCTTCACTCTAGGACGACTATATGCATGGGAGAAAAAGCTTTTCGAAGAGGTCAAG TCTGGAGACAGCACAAGAAAACTGTACGAGAAGAAGTGCAGTCAATTAAGGAATCATGATGCCAGAGGAGATGATGAAATTTGTGTGGATAAAACAAAGGTCGCAGTCAAGGATCTGTATAGCAGGATCGTGGTGGCAATTAGGAGAGCCGAGTCTATCTCAAACAAAATCGAGAAGCTGAGAGATGAAGAATTGCAGCCTCAAATTGTTGAACTATTGAAAGG TTTGATGAGAAACTGGAAGATTCTTTTGGAATCTCATGAAATCCAGAGCAAGATTATTAATGAAGTGAAATCTTATAACTGTCCTACCTATGGGAAGTTCTGCAACAACTCTCATCGGCTGGCAACCCTACAACTAGAGACTGAGCTTCAGAACTGGAAAACTTGTTTGATGCAATACATGGTGGGACAGAAGGCGTATGTGGAGGCTCTGAAAGGATGGCTGTCTTTGTTTATTGCACCAGAGGTCGAATTTTATTCTAGAGGAAGGAGTTCATCTCGATTATGTGGAGTTCAGAGGGGTCCCCCTTTGCTATCGCTCTGCAATGACTGGTTGACTAGAGTAGGGAACTTGCCTAACAAGGCTGTTGCATACTCGATGAGGAGCTTTGGGAAGGATTTGAGGGCGCTGTGGGTTCAGCAAGGGGATGAACAGCAgcagaaaaggaaagcagaTAGATTGGCAAAAGAGTTAGACAGAAAGATTGTTTTGTTCCAGAAGATGGAGCAAAGGATCATGTCTGAGCCAAAACTTTTGGAATTTTACCCAAGTCAAGAACCATTTGAGCAACATGATGATTTATTGGGAGAGAAGAAGGATATGTTGGATGGGTTTAGGAGGAGGGTAGATGAAGAGAAGGAAAAACACCAGAATTGCATGCAAGAAACTCGGAGGATCACTGTTAACGGATTTCAGACAGGCCTAGGTGGAATTTTTCAGTCGTTGACAGAGTTCTCTAGAGCTACTCTAAGGATGTATGAAGACATTCTCAGTCATGGCATGGATaatgaaaaagatgaaaaaacTGGGTGTATAGAAGGCTCTCAGAATGAAGGTGGCAGCACCTGA
- the LOC124926547 gene encoding probable protein phosphatase 2C 46 → MLPALMNLLKACFKPRSDRHVHSGSETLGRQDGLLWYKDIGQHSNGDFSMAVVQANNLLEDQSQLESGCLSTLDDDSGPYGTFIGVYDGHGGPETSRYINQHLFHHLRRFTAENQSMSIEVIRKAFQATEDGFFSVVAKQWSIKPQIAAVGSCCLVGVICNGNLYIANLGDSRAVLGRLVKSTGEVLSIQLSAEHNVAIESVRQELKALHPDDSKIVVLKHRVWRVKGLIQVSRSMGDVYLKKAEYNKEPLYAKFRLREPFKRPVLSSDPTITVHEIQPNDQFIIFASDGLWEHLSNQEAVDIVQSHPRNGIGRRLVKAALLEAAKKREMRYSDLKKIDRGVRRHFHDDITVMVVFLDSNTNMVVSRGSSSHLSVKGGGVTLPSNTLAPN, encoded by the exons ATGTTACCTGCGTTAATGAACTTGCTCAAAGCCTGTTTCAAGCCAAGATCAGATCGTCACGTTCATTCAGGTTCAGAAACACTTGGTCGCCAAGATGGCCTTCTCTGGTACAAAGATATTGGACAACACAGTAATGGAGATTTCTCCATGGCCGTAGTTCAAGCAAATAATTTGCTTGAGGATCAAAGCCAACTTGAGTCTGGCTGCCTCAGCACACTTGACGACGACTCAGGTCCTTATGGAACTTTTATTGGCGTTTATGATGGCCATGGTGGTCCAGAAACTTCAAGATACATCAATCAACATCTCTTCCATCATCTCAGGA GGTTTACAGCAGAAAATCAATCCATGTCAATTGAAGTAATAAGAAAAGCTTTCCAAGCAACTGAAGATGGATTCTTCTCAGTAGTTGCCAAACAATGGTCAATTAAGCCACAGATTGCTGCTGTTGGATCATGCTGCCTGGTGGGTGTTATCTGCAATGGAAATCTCTACATCGCCAATCTCGGCGATTCCCGAGCTGTTTTGGGAAGGCTTGTGAAATCAACAGGTGAGGTTTTGTCTATCCAGCTTTCAGCAGAACATAACGTGGCTATAGAATCTGTTAGACAAGAACTGAAAGCTTTGCACCCTGATGACTCAAAGATTGTAGTTTTAAAGCACAGAGTATGGCGTGTGAAGGGCCTTATACAG GTTTCAAGGTCCATGGGTGATGTATATTTAAAGAAGGCAGAGTACAATAAGGAACCATTGTATGCAAAGTTTAGACTTCGCGAGCCATTTAAGAGGCCGGTATTGAGTTCAGATCCAACAATAACTGTGCACGAAATTCAGCCGAATGATCAATTTATCATTTTTGCATCGGATGGCCTCTGGGAACACTTGAGCAATCAAGAGGCTGTTGATATTGTTCAAAGCCATCCTCGCAAT GGGATTGGTAGGAGGTTAGTGAAAGCTGCATTACTAGAAGCTGCaaagaagagagaaatgagATACTCGGATttgaaaaagatagatagaGGAGTGCGTAGGCATTTCCACGATGACATAACGGTTATGGTCGTGTTTCTAGACTCAAATACGAATATGGTGGTGAGTCGCGGCAGCAGTAGTCATCTATCGGTGAAAGGGGGTGGAGTAACCCTTCCTTCCAATACACTTGCACCTAATTGA